One part of the Streptomyces sp. AM 2-1-1 genome encodes these proteins:
- the tmk gene encoding dTMP kinase, with protein sequence MTRAEQPTVVSPTSDTLAADSRERALRALLRIPPLKRLWSAQLVGGIGDALAFLVLVLLSLQAAVVEGSFGTGYRGAAFAVAAVFGVRIFSTVLFGAVLLGPLTTLTVPGGVLDRRWLMIGADGLRLALLVVAPLWIDWTPDNALLMILITVFVAGAGERLWAVAKESAAPALLPAPPIEGAAVRPLPDHLDALRRLSLRTDFLAVPAAAAVLLVATLIGNLLGAGLDWFSLHQAALGSYVAAGLFSASISTLYFLELPGLPTPRPRSPLEGLRRRTTATDGAGKGRTGSLPLIVAACAAVAGAVAAAAGAAVLQAVDLGGGPATYALLVLALTGGTALGVRTAPKVLPALSRRRLLALALALTGVALLVLGLVPDTATGLMIALFAGWTAGIAAHTGHTLIDQETEETRRAKTTEHLQAVVRVAVALGAVGGPLLAAAFGRHRLAAGDFVFAHGGAAFALMLVGALLLPVAAFVLAKTDDRAGVPLRRDLREALRGGDPAVAPAATGFFIALEGGDGAGKSTQVEALASWIRAKGHEVVVTREPGATPVGKRLRSILLDVSSAGLSNRAEALLYAADRAEHVDSVVRPALARGAIVISDRYIDSSVAYQGAGRDLSPVEIARISRWATSGLVPHLTVLLDVDPATARERFTEAPDRLESEPPEFHARVRSGFLTLAAADPVRYLVVDAGQEPEAITTVVRHRLDRVLPLSEAEIKAREEARRAAEEEARRKAEAEAARKAEEERLERERQAQLAKLRAEEEERKQRELEEARQAEAERKAEEARQRAEELRLREEEDRRRREAEEKAREAEQERLRVQAAEEARLRKEAEELRLEKQRKAEEALVRAEAARRLAEEEAAERAATEAAARAKAEAAARAEAERAEAARAQAARVEAERAEAARAEAARAEAERAEAERAEARRAREASRPVGDPWTKSGAAGSRSEGSEPGASTDSAAGASENELTVPTPVVNPNEVTQQVPKVRPTDRDRKKPETGGDTPGDTGAGGFGGPSDGDETTVLPAHRDGASDETTVLPAYRPEAPTDRVPRDIFRDERPAEPAATESETERTRELPQISGDPAADRAAFEKTARSRRPRPDWAEETPLDDLPTLADELLGSADDEPDRPGRGRRRPRR encoded by the coding sequence ATGACGCGAGCCGAGCAGCCAACGGTCGTGAGCCCCACCTCCGACACACTTGCCGCAGACTCACGCGAGCGCGCCCTACGGGCTCTGCTGCGCATCCCGCCGCTGAAGCGGTTGTGGAGCGCCCAGCTCGTCGGCGGGATCGGCGACGCACTCGCCTTCCTCGTGCTGGTGTTGCTGTCGCTGCAGGCGGCGGTCGTGGAGGGCTCATTCGGCACCGGATACCGCGGGGCGGCCTTCGCCGTCGCCGCCGTCTTCGGTGTCCGGATCTTTTCCACCGTGCTCTTCGGAGCCGTACTCCTGGGGCCGTTGACGACGCTCACGGTGCCGGGCGGGGTACTGGACCGGCGATGGCTGATGATCGGCGCCGACGGGCTGCGGCTCGCGCTGCTGGTCGTCGCGCCGCTCTGGATCGACTGGACGCCGGACAACGCGCTCCTGATGATCCTGATCACCGTCTTCGTGGCCGGAGCCGGGGAACGCCTGTGGGCGGTGGCCAAGGAGAGCGCGGCTCCCGCGCTGCTGCCGGCCCCGCCGATCGAGGGCGCCGCCGTGCGCCCGCTCCCCGACCACCTCGACGCCCTGCGCCGGCTCTCCCTGCGCACGGACTTCCTCGCGGTGCCCGCCGCCGCGGCGGTCCTCCTGGTCGCCACCCTGATCGGCAACCTGCTGGGCGCGGGCCTGGACTGGTTCTCGCTGCACCAGGCGGCGCTCGGGTCGTACGTCGCGGCCGGGCTCTTCTCCGCCTCCATCTCGACCCTGTACTTCCTCGAACTGCCGGGCCTCCCCACCCCGCGGCCGCGTTCGCCGCTGGAAGGGCTGCGCCGGCGGACCACCGCGACGGACGGGGCCGGCAAGGGCCGCACCGGGTCCCTCCCGCTGATCGTCGCCGCCTGCGCGGCCGTCGCCGGAGCGGTCGCCGCGGCCGCGGGTGCCGCCGTGCTCCAGGCGGTCGACCTGGGCGGTGGCCCCGCCACGTACGCGCTGCTGGTCCTCGCACTGACCGGCGGCACGGCCCTCGGCGTCCGTACCGCCCCCAAGGTGCTGCCCGCGCTGTCACGGCGCCGGCTGCTCGCCCTCGCGCTCGCCCTCACCGGGGTGGCACTGCTGGTGCTCGGCCTGGTGCCCGACACCGCGACCGGGCTGATGATCGCCCTGTTCGCCGGATGGACCGCCGGGATCGCCGCGCACACCGGTCACACCCTGATCGACCAGGAGACCGAGGAGACGCGGCGGGCCAAGACCACCGAGCACCTCCAGGCGGTCGTCCGGGTGGCCGTCGCGCTCGGCGCCGTCGGCGGTCCGCTGCTGGCCGCCGCGTTCGGCCGGCACCGTCTGGCGGCCGGCGACTTCGTCTTCGCCCACGGCGGCGCGGCCTTCGCCCTGATGCTCGTCGGCGCGCTGCTGCTGCCCGTCGCCGCGTTCGTCCTCGCCAAGACCGACGACCGCGCGGGAGTCCCGCTCCGGCGCGACCTGCGGGAGGCACTGCGCGGCGGCGACCCGGCCGTCGCGCCCGCCGCGACCGGTTTCTTCATCGCCCTGGAGGGCGGCGACGGCGCCGGGAAGTCGACCCAGGTCGAGGCGCTCGCCTCGTGGATCCGCGCCAAGGGCCACGAGGTCGTCGTGACCCGTGAACCGGGCGCCACCCCGGTCGGCAAGCGGCTCCGCTCGATCCTTCTCGACGTCTCGTCGGCCGGACTCTCCAACCGGGCCGAGGCCCTGCTGTACGCCGCCGACCGCGCCGAGCACGTCGACTCCGTGGTCCGTCCTGCCCTGGCACGGGGCGCGATCGTCATCTCCGACCGGTACATCGACTCGTCCGTCGCCTACCAGGGCGCCGGCCGTGATCTCTCGCCGGTCGAGATCGCCCGGATCTCGCGGTGGGCGACCTCCGGACTCGTACCCCATCTGACCGTGCTGCTGGACGTGGACCCCGCCACCGCGCGGGAGCGGTTCACCGAGGCTCCGGACCGGCTGGAGTCCGAGCCGCCGGAGTTCCACGCCCGGGTGCGGTCCGGGTTCCTGACCCTCGCGGCCGCGGACCCGGTCCGGTACCTCGTCGTGGACGCGGGCCAGGAGCCGGAGGCCATCACCACCGTCGTACGTCACCGCCTCGACCGGGTCCTGCCGCTCTCGGAGGCCGAGATCAAGGCCCGTGAGGAGGCGCGCAGGGCGGCCGAGGAGGAGGCCCGGCGCAAGGCGGAGGCCGAGGCCGCCCGCAAGGCGGAGGAGGAGCGCCTGGAGCGTGAGCGCCAGGCGCAGCTCGCCAAGCTCCGCGCCGAGGAGGAGGAGCGCAAGCAGCGCGAGCTGGAGGAGGCGCGGCAGGCCGAGGCCGAGCGGAAGGCGGAGGAGGCCCGGCAGCGCGCCGAGGAGCTCCGTCTCCGCGAGGAGGAGGATCGCCGCCGGCGCGAGGCCGAGGAGAAGGCGCGCGAGGCCGAGCAGGAACGGCTGCGCGTCCAGGCCGCCGAGGAGGCACGGCTCCGCAAGGAGGCCGAGGAGCTCCGGCTGGAGAAGCAGCGCAAGGCCGAGGAGGCCCTGGTGCGCGCCGAGGCCGCCCGTCGCCTCGCCGAGGAGGAAGCCGCCGAGCGTGCGGCGACCGAGGCGGCGGCCCGGGCGAAGGCGGAAGCCGCGGCACGGGCCGAGGCCGAGCGGGCGGAAGCGGCGCGGGCGCAAGCCGCGCGCGTGGAAGCCGAGCGGGCCGAGGCGGCGCGGGCGGAAGCGGCGCGGGCGGAGGCCGAACGTGCGGAGGCCGAGCGGGCCGAGGCTCGGCGGGCGCGGGAGGCTTCGCGCCCGGTCGGCGACCCGTGGACGAAGTCGGGGGCCGCGGGCTCCCGGTCCGAGGGCTCGGAGCCCGGGGCGTCCACCGATTCCGCGGCCGGCGCGTCGGAGAACGAACTGACGGTTCCCACGCCGGTCGTGAACCCGAACGAGGTCACCCAGCAGGTCCCGAAGGTGCGGCCGACGGACCGGGACCGGAAGAAGCCGGAGACCGGTGGGGACACTCCGGGCGACACCGGTGCCGGCGGCTTCGGCGGTCCGTCGGACGGTGACGAGACGACGGTGCTCCCCGCCCACCGCGACGGCGCTTCGGACGAGACCACCGTCCTTCCGGCGTACCGCCCGGAGGCGCCGACCGACCGCGTGCCCCGGGACATCTTCCGGGACGAGCGGCCGGCGGAGCCCGCCGCCACCGAGAGCGAGACCGAGCGGACCCGCGAGCTGCCGCAGATCAGCGGTGACCCCGCGGCCGACCGGGCCGCCTTCGAGAAGACTGCCCGGTCGCGCCGGCCCCGTCCGGACTGGGCCGAGGAGACCCCGCTGGACGATCTGCCGACGCTCGCCGACGAACTCCTCGGCAGCGCCGACGACGAGCCGGACAGGCCCGGCAGGGGCCGGCGGCGCCCGCGCCGCTGA